GTGAAGTAGATTTGATAAGGCTTCTGCACATAGAATAAAGAGGTAGGGGGAgaggggatccccttgccttagcCCCCGGGTTGGCTTGAAAAGAGGCTGTGGTTCACCATTCAGCAGGATTGAATATGAGACTGAGGAGATGCACTCCATCACCAGCGAGATAATTTTCCTATCAAACCCCAGTTTTGCCATTACTGCAGAAATGAAAAGCCACTCCACTCggtcataggccttgctcatatcgAGTTTGAAAGCCATAAAGCCAGACTTCCCATGCAGCCTTGTAGGCATTGAGTGGAGAGCTTCATAGGCCACCAAGATATTGTCGGAGATGGTTCTACCTGGAACAAAGGCACTCTGGTTTTGAGAGATGATGTTAGGCAGAATGCTCTTGAGTCTGTTAGCAATAACCTTAGCTACTACTTTGTATGAAACGTTACACAAGCTTATAGGTCTGAAGTCAGCAACTCTTTTGGCATCTTTAACTTTTGGGATAAGGGTAATGAAGGTGTTATTGACCTCCTCTAGTTGTCCCCCTTCATTTAGAATATTGAGAGCAAACTCAGATACCTCCTTCCCAACCAATTCCCACTTAGTCTGGTAGAATAGTGCAGGaaaaccatctggtcctggTGACCCCAAACCATTCATCTGAAAAACAGCTTCTCTAACCTCCTCTGCAGTAAACACCCTTGTCATCACTGTGTTCATTTCAAAAGTGACTTTTTGAGGCAAGGCTTCTAGGCATTCCTCTATTCCACAGGGTCTCGAGGATGTGAATAATTCAGTGAAGAAGGAGGAGAGTATGGACGCTATTTGTTGCTTCCCAGTGACCAAGTTACCTCTGCAGTCAAGTATTTCCTGAATTCTGTTTGTCTTTCTTCTTTGGGTGGCATGAAGGTggtaaaattttgtatttttgtctCCCATTTTCATCCAGTGTTGTTTTGCTCTTTGCTTCCACTTTAGGTCCCCCTCAGCTAATGTTGATTCAATCTCACTCTGTAACTTAAGCACGTGTGACAATTGATCCCCACTTCCCATTTCCTGTAATTCACCAagccttttcattttttccttgATCTCATTAGGTGTTTTCCTGTTCTCTGTTGAACTCCACCTTCTCAAAGCTGAACTACAGTTCCTGAGTCTGCTAGACATCCTTGCAGTCTAACTAACACCAGGGGCCTCCATTCTCCACCCTTCCTTAATAGAATGGTCACACCCTTCCCTTAAGTTCCATGCAGCTTCAAATCTGAACATTCTGATCTTGCTATTTCCAGTCTTCCATTTGCAGTCTAAGCAGATGTTCAGGGGTGAGTGGTCTGACTTGACTGTAGGTATGACCATACAGGAGGCATCTCTAAACATATGTAACCAGGCTGGATTTCCCAAGGCACGGTCCAGTATTTCTTTGGTATGACTCGGTCCAGTTCTATTGTTTGACCACGTGAATATTGGACCTTCTGTCCTAATCTTGTTCAAGGAACACCACTCAAGAGATTCTCTGAACACCTCCATTTGTCTATAGGGTCTGGGGGAACCTCCCACCTTCTCTGCCTGACAagtaatttcattgaaatcaccacTGTAGAGCCAAGGTGTTGAGTCCAGGGGTTTAAGTTCTTTAAGGAATTCCCAGCTACCACCTCTTTTTGAGGTTTCTAGATGGCCATAGAAACCTGTGAAGAGCCAGGTTTGGTCCCCTACAAAGCTCGAGACATGGGCATTGATATGCCATCTAGAATAGTTGTAGATGGACACCATAGTGTTGGTTTTCCACATTAGAGCCAAGCCACCTGCACTTCCTCTACTTTCCACTACCAGGCAAGCCTCAAACTTCAAGCTTCTTCTAACTGCTTCCACTCTTTCTTTTCCACACTTTGTTTCCATGAGGAAGATCATGGATGGGCTCTTTTCCTTAACCAAGAGTTTAAGGAAGCTAACTgtctgagggttcccaagccctcggcagttccagcttaaAAGGTTCATTTGTCTTGGCAGGGCTGTCTTGCAGCCTCTGCCATGTGTTGATCATCACACGATAGGCCTGGTTGGCCTCAGACCTCCTAAGGGTTATTCGTGATCTTTTAGTCCCTTGGGTGTTAGAGATGTCACCCAATACAGCACTACTAGCTCTCTTTCTTGTTGGTTCAATTGAATCATCAGGATGTAAAGATTTGGCTAGTTTTGTTTCACGAGCTTTTCTTTTCCAGGTGGTCTTCCTTGTTGTTATCGAGTAATTTGACTGAACTCCCTGGTCTTGTTTACTTCTACTCAGATTCTTTGGCCACTtgttatcaaaggtaaatcacaacctttgtggcgttcctcctcgtaatttgggttcttgagacgggatttcaacgggtctagattttgatataatctaggttcttgaaacgagttctcaacgggtctaaattctccatccgtagacttgagtttggcattcttggctaagttttcaaattgattatgggttcaagggattctcttcccgcAGGTTCATATCAAGGATGCATGAAGGTAGTACTGGGTACGTTAtctaggattgggatgcgtgacttagtctGCCTAAGTCATGCATCTaaatgtggttaataggagaGTAGGACAAACTTCTTTGTGTCTTAACActaaggtgaatcatggaggttcactttaaaggataacACCTCAAAGTATAATGCtgaatttagaaaaggtgaCCCAAGTGGGTCCCAAAAAAAGGAAGTGTGATAAGGAAGACATAGAATATGGAGGCAGTGATTGTAAATGAACcctgaaggttttagcatagtaaatgaaaCATAAGAACATAGGGATAGAcagagagtgttccaagtgagctgtagttctatttctagtttagttgcttatgtactagattGAGAATGACGTTagggttatgtgtatgcatgtaggttgccatctatGAATGGACTGCaagaaatgagtatggcatggagttTAGGTGAGTATTACATTCATACTCTTCttgagttttctaaataaataaaaatcaaaattaaatgttTTTACTTTACAATGCTTTATGAAATGACACAAACAACGTTTTAAGAAAGAGTCctaagtataagtatgtaacgatTGACCAATTCTAGCAGCTTCAATATGAAAAACAGTCAGAACAAACACAAGGGCCACGCACAACCATTTTTGACCGCCTACCTCCATCTTTTTCAATTTCCCAGGCTTCACTGTCTCAATTCTATTACCTCCTTTCACATACATTCACCCTTTAAATGACATCCGATTGTTCCTatttttgaaatgatattaCTTTTCAATGGTCTTCCTGTTTCTTTGATATTGTACACTAATTCTCTATCTATTTTAGCAATGATCGAAATTCTTGCTTATTTGACTTTTTCAACGAGGTATCCGTAtctgaattttttataattggcTTTGCCACATATTCTTTTACAATTGAGAGAACAGAACTAGTATAACGTGTTAATATTTGATGCTAGGGTTTACTAAGTCTATCCACAAGTATAACATGTATTTGTCTCTTTTCAAGTTGTAATGATCAATTCATAGAATTgtgaaaatctatttatttaacTATCCCTATTATTTAGGCATGATGGAAATTTTCATTAATTCCCCCATCTTCCTTAGATGACCGATGATCATTTACTAGaaaaatcaaaaggaaaattctatacattatACTACAATGCTACTTGCATCCCATTAAGTAAGATGTGGCACATTTACtattattgaatgattatttattgcctacttctttatcatcaaatggtgataaatacgtcacatcatatatagtggGATGTAAGTGAGATTGTGATGTGGTGTGTAACATTactcaaaccaaaaacaaaaaacctatTAGGCAcccaagtatgtaagtgtatgcatgtaatTGGATGGTATACGTGGTAAGTACTGGATGTATTTTCACGAAATGAAATGTTAGGCTAAACCCTTATACTTTTAGCGATGCTTTAAAGGacatgaagaaaatgttttaaaatgcccCTACGAAAaatgatgctttaaatgatgccatgaactgatgttttaaatgatgccatgaaaggttatgtttaaactcatgcttttaaatgaattttatgGATGAACAGGCTGaaggactgaaatgaatgaaaggattTAATgccttaatgtatgaaaatacttaACAGCCACATGAATGGATGAAtgggtaccaaaggactggactagacagattgcaatgccgggtaagtagtactagtaaTGCACCTAGTGCTGCACCTTGGTGAAATGGATTCCTAATTTGTGGCCACGGGTGGATTCTGATATGAACTCAtggaattggaatcccttgaacccacaaccaatgtgaaaactcacccaagaaagccaaaatcaagtcaattggaTGAAAtaatctagacctgttgaggaactcatttcaagaacatagattatattaaaatttagacccgttgaagaacctgtctcaagaacctagattacaaaaaaagaacatcacaaaggttgtgatttacatttgataagttcaaatgcTCAATCAAGagcaagaggagataaactcaactcacaatgaataaaattcatcaatttcataaactttcatatctTGTCTAAAATGATGCAACAAGATGTATTTAAactaagataaatgatatttgcagtcgtgattgtgcaagcggcgtgcagtcgctttgaaaaaagtgaattagtatgggacccacatgaaaaaaaaatatttttataattattttttattcattccgtacaaccgTTTGCATCTCGTttgcatttgccgactgcatCTAGCAGTTCTGTTAAACTAAACCCTCACAAAACCCTaagctaaaataaaaccaatcttTTACAAAAATTCCCTTGAGTGAATAGTGCAGTGCTACAGTTTCATAAACAGTGACACACTACAGTAACTCCTTGAAATCCTAgttcaacaaaaaataataatttttccaacatacccttaagtccttctcataataaacccaattattttaaactaataaaataatctcttttaatgaaataaataagtctaagaccttcaataataataggcccaagtcgtgttttccatagcgtatcacatggatgaaaactagattttcttctctcaagcccatcttgaatgttgggctcttgctagactcgaCGCAAGTGGATtgtaccaatccttgcattgtttCCTTGCTTTTCTTACCTCTCGATCTTGTGATTGCCCCATCTGAAATTTGCAAAGGATCTCTAAGGCGcagtccaccttggggcccatcaaaaTCAAGGTCCAAAATATTGCTAACCCTTTCACATGGGATGTAATAATGTGCTACAgtcaatgaaagtgataagaaagaatgtatggatgttaagaaagaatgcatgtatggtcagactctttaagaaatgaaggcagcaagACGAGGGGAActgttttacgaaagaaaacgttttttaaagaaaagaccCCACTTCGTAACGTCTTAAACGAAGGAATgtttatgtatgatatgtatggaatgatgaatgcatgactgaaaacttatgttgttatattttaactgtatgaagtaatgcttatgtgTCATCGACtcgttttagtttttatgtgtgctctcccagggacaagatgagcatgacgcaTCAGGATGGACACAACCCAAGGGGAAGAGAACGGAAGCCTAGGCATAACATTTTGtatgagagactttaattataaaatttaatattttccgcTGTAAccctttaaattaagaaacacattttatttataaacattgagtcttttgtatcttggcatggaaggaaaagaaatttcaaaacgAACAGTAATTCCTGtctcttttcataaaatcattttctaaaggacccaccacaaggacgggcgttacagtTTCTTAGCACCATTTGGCTATCACCATTGCTCTCTGTAGTTTTCATTTTCTCAAGTTTTCCCACCAACTAGACACCACCATCACTCCTCAAACCCTATTTCGAAATCATCAAGGATTTCTCTCCTATAGCATTCTAGAAGAATGGAAATACACAAAGGTAAGAACCACCTCACTATTTCTTACCTATAAACACACAACCAATAGCAAAAAACAACACCTCCAATTTCAGTTTTAGGGTTTCTCACATGAGCACTCACTTTCACTTGGGCAAACTAGGGTTTTTCTTCAAGGTTACCTATGGTATTTTCTTACTTTAAGTACATGAGCATGAAACTTTGGAGAGGTTGAGAGCCGCAACCATTATACGGAGAAAAActagggtttttatttttagaagttTTGGACCTAAGGGAGAAAGAGCCATGAAGACTAGACTTTCTCTTGTTTTAAGAATAACCTAGAGCACTCACTCATTCACGCACGACTTAGGATTTTGAAAGAATGCATTCTCATTGCCTTGTTATACTATATTTTTCAGATTTGCTTGTTTTACTTGGAcgttggatttttgtaagtaaacttCCAACCCACTCTTGATAACACTTGTATATATTGTGTAAAGTCTTGTTTGGTTAGTTTTCTTGAATATTGCTATCTTGTTCCATGAAATGTATTCAGTTTATATGATGTGTAAGCCTTTGCATGAACTTTGTTGTTTAAATCTTGTTATTCCATGGTGATATAACCGGCTTttgattaaaatgataaaatgctAAGTTTTGTGATGCTTTGGTGGAAAAGAATTCAAAGAGGTTACATAAGGGTTTTGGTTCTGCCTTATACATGTGTTGTGCATGTTTGTTTGAACGTAAGATTAAGTAGAAACAATAGTTTATGAGTTGTGATGATGATAATCCATGTTTGGAGGACTTGGATGTTTTGGCCAAGGCCACATTATTAGAATCCGAATCTGTTTTTGATTTGGATGAGTGTTCTTCAAGTGtgtttacatatatatgtattcatcATAGAATGTATGTTCTAATGTTTTCAAGCCATATTGTGAAATTTACATTGTGAATTGGATCATAGATGTTTCGGGGTTGCACATGTTTGCATGAGTATGATGAAGTGTTATGCCATACGTTCATGTTTCATGCATTTGGGtccatgttttcaaaagaaagagTCAATATATGTTTTATCAAGACCCAGATGCTAGGACGGGGAAATGCACTATTAGAACTCCCTGTCCACTCTGGAGTATTTAAAGTCGAGTAGAGGCCCCCGGGTAGACAAAGTACAATCGATGGGTCTCGAAAGGTTCCTTTGGAAGGATACCAGAGCGAGGTTGtacctaaagctagtgggtgcGTATTACAGTGAAGGCGAAATATGCAAACTATCGTACATAAACATATTCATatgttgaaaaacaattgtgaggctgagagttcaaaaaatatgttgaaaaaaagagtgaaagaaaaaaagagtgtaaaaaaaaaatgacagcgaaaagaaaagtgagagtgaaaaaagtgagagaaaaatagagagagaaatgagtctttatactaaggtaaattttaatactaacaaaCTTAACGtacctttgcctagtattgttgtttctttgttgcagggatataagatcatgattcctactggtgtgtttagtggattgccacctattagagagatagagcattacattgattttgtgccgggTGTGACATTTACTAACCAACCtctctttcaagaacatgagtccttgatacacttgaagggacaaggtaagttgttgactagaatgcatgctaagtaGGTCGAATGTattgagacatttcctcatgaaatcaaatacacacatggtaaggaaaatcttgtgtttgatgcattatcaagaaggtttgtccttgtcttcattttggatgcaaagttattgagacttgaatatgataagaacatgtttgttaatgatgatggcttggctagtgtgtatggagtacgtgagaaagcatcgttttctcatttatatagactagattggtacttatttagagagaaaagactttgtatgcctactagtcttatgtgtgagttgcttgtgcgTGGATGTagtctgttgggaaattttgatataaaaaggactttagacgtgttgcatgaccattggtgggagtactacttgccattcattaagtttgcatatagttggagtggttactttggtataaagaatattttaggcatattgcatgaacactgGTGGGAGTAGGCCTGTGCAAAATACCCGTTGGGCCGCTTAACCTGCACAACCCGGTTGGGTCGAACCTGCTAAAATCGGGTTAGGTACATGTCGAACCCCGTTGGGTCGAACCCGCTCACACGATATCCATTTTCAGTCCAATTTCTTTTTCTGGTCGTTTCTCGAGAAAATTCTTCTTGCATCAAATTTTTTTGGGTCATGGAAACGGGGGGAAAGGTGAAGAGAGGTGCTGCAGGGAGGAAGGGAGGCGGTCCTGAGAAGAAACCTGTGTCCCGGTCCGTTAAAGCCAGTCTGCAGTTCCCCGTTGGACGAATCGGCTGGTACTTGAAGAAAGGCCGTTACTCTCAGCGTGTGGGCATCGGTGCTCCTGTTTACCTCACCGCTGTACTCGAGTACCTAGCCGCTGAGCTTTTGGAGTTGGCTGGAAATGCCGCAATAGACAACAAGAAGAACAGGATGATCCCAAGGCACGTGCTACTGGCCGTGAGGAATGATGAAGAGCTTGGGAAGCTTCTCGCTGGTGTGACCATTGCGCATGGAGGTGTCCTTCCCAACATCAATCCCGTCCTTCTGCCGAAGAAGCCTAACAAGGTTGCTACCAAAGAGCCCAAGTCTCCATCTAAGGCCACCAAGTCCCCTAAGAAGGCCTGACCCTAAGAAGGCAAGCGATATGGGCAAACTCAATCGCCTGGTTATCCCAAAGTAGCACGCCGAAAACTACTTCCCGCTGGACGACTCCACCAACGAGAAGGGACTCCTTCTCAACTTCGAGGATCGAAACAGGAAATCTGCAAATGAACGTATGGAAAGCAGAGTAAAGAACGGGTTCGACCCGATCCTTATTTTTTTGGTCGGGTCGATCCGCATCCGTGAGGCTTTTCCTGCGGGTCGGCCCAAAATCTGGGCGGGCCGGATTGTTGTGCAGGCCTaggtgggagtattgtttctcattcattgagtttgcatatagttggagtggtcactttggtgtaaagaagagtttaggcgtattgcatgaacacttttgAGAGTATtgtttaccattcattgaggtcacatataattggagtggtcatcttggtgtaaggaagattttgaatgtgtttcaagaatgtttgtgggaatatcattttcctttcattgaCTTGTTGCATAAACATTTGCGGGAGTATTGTTTGCCCTtgttagagtttgcatataataggaccatgcatactaccatTTTTTATTCTCATCTTGAAATTGTATATGGTTTTAATCCCCTTACTCCGTTAGTATTGATGTTTTTGCTTGTTGATAATAGGAATGGCTTGGATAGACATTTTcacattcttgagaaaattaatgataattcatatcaagtggatcttctaggtaagtaCCATATTTCTACGACTTTTAATGTTTCTGatatttttccctttgatccaggtggagattcgagaacgaatccttttgaggagagggggaatgatgggccctaaggtggaccaagtcgtaaAAATCCTTCGCAAGTTTCAGAGggggcaattacaagatcaagaactAGGAAGATCAAGTGGATGGAGGTGCAATCCACTTaagacgtgtttagcaagagcccaacattgaagatgggcttgagagaaggagatccagttttcatccatgtgatataCACTACAAAAAACATGACTTggacctattgttattgaaggcattggacttatttatttcattaaaagagtttattttattagtttagaataagtggctTGAGGatgtgatgggccccaaggcggaccaagtcttacggatcaattacaagattaaaagCCATAAAGATCAAAGGACCAAAGCAAGAATTGGTACAAttcaattgggatgaagctagcaagaaccggacactcatgatgggtttgaaagaaggagaaccagttttgatccacttgatctaagctatggaagacacgactttggcctattgttattgaaggccttggacttattcatttcattaaaaaagcttattttgttagtttagaATGAGTGGGCTtaaggatgtcagcccacacatatgtcttatttttaatgaattagggtttttggtaaggccttgtattttggccaagggcatatttgaaaagttattattttatttgaactagggttttagatgtTACTGTAGTGCGGCATtgttcctttagggttttggggaatgcttatttaaaccacttgaagcctcatttgagagggtaagacattttttattgaattttcattgtgagtgagttttctcctcttgttcttaattgaactattgaacttatcaaaagtaaatcacaacctttgtgacgttcctccttgtaatttgggttcttgagacgggatttcattgggtctaaattttaatataatctagattcttgaaacgagatctcaacgggtctaaattctccatctatagacttgattttgaagttcttgggtttgtttttccaatattgttgttcggtctcaaagcaagtcgattggggttcgCATCATTTgatattcagagcaaggtttccaatcaggtctgaatCTATCTTTTTATGtattgtatcgttaattctagggcttcaatgttctaggattgccaaaaaaaaaaatacaaaaattcgtttttcctagggctgccaaaatttgcatcatCTAGGGTGTGAAATTTCTagagtttcattgattcccttctatttctgtgtcaatttgtatgtgtttgaattcaattgtttgattatcacaattgaatattcctgtttgtagttgaattgttgagaaaagaaaaaaaaaaggaaaggaaaggaaaagaaaagaaaataaacgaaaggaaaagaaaagaaaagaaaagaaaagaaagggaaaaaaattcgaaaaaaaaggaaaaaagttcgaaaaaaaaatgaagagaaagaaaaggattttgggtagaggttgtttgaaatactttgccatatgaaattgagtggtttggcattgattgagcgttatctttaaaggggctaAATACATCtatctagttggtatcttgtcttatagtacccttccattccaataatttccttAATTCCCTTGTCGTTTTATTCCTTCcatgtttcttttgttcttgtttctaggacctaattattagttgggataagacaaggttgtattgtcttgatttagttcaattagttttgaaagaacttgagtgggaaaactcttgaggtaaaaggcaagagagtgtgagatcattatcgggaaaaagtcaattaagagtaaaacacgagtggagtgccattatttaaGTGTAAACAtgtgagggagagcgtgtgaggtcttgttccactaacattcttttttgtgcagcacatacgatactcattaaagtgactcataacgggatgtcagacaattcattctttttgttgcagtccatgcaacaaaagtttgaaaggttaaatttgaagttgggggaagtgaggaaTAAGATGGAataacaaggtgcattgattagaaatttgcaaagtgggagagataggaggagatgtgagcctaTTATTGAGAAttggtacaataagaatgaagagtatgaagagtctcttgttgttaggcatgctcctaatacaaaatttaagatggatggtatagagcagcaaagagagaacatttttcatactagatgccacatcaacaataaggtatgtagtatgattattgatggagagagttgtactaatgttgctagcactactttagttgagaaattgaatttacctactttgaaacaccctaaaccatacaagctgcagtggttgaatgattgtggggaggttaggataaataagcaagtgtgagtttctttttcaattgggtggtacaaggatgaggtactttgtgatgttgtgcctatgcatgctggccatattttgatGGGAAGGccgtggcagtatgataggagagtgatctatgatgggtttagaaacatgtactgttttgaaaaggatggaaaaagaatcaaacttgctcctttaactccaacataggtccatgaggaccaactgaaattgaaaagtgaggttgataaaaaaaagaaagagagaaagtgagattgataaaaaaaaaagaaagagtgaaagtgagattgagaaaaaaagaaatagtgaggccaaaacctcaagagaaggagagagtgaagaaaaaacagagagtgaaaagaaaatagaaagtgaaaaggaaaaagaaagtgaaaagaaaaatgagagtgaaaaaaataaagagactgaagaaaaagagagaatgaaaggaaaagagagagtgaaaagagaagagatagtgcagaaaatgagaggaaaacaaaaaaaaaatgagtttttatacaaggcaagttttaatactaacgaacttaacgtacctttgcctagtattgttgtttctttgttgcaggaatATAAGGTCGTGATTCCTAacagtgtttagtggattgccacctattagagagataaagcaatacattgattttgtgccaggTGCGATAATCCGTACCCGACCttttttgaagaacatgagtctttgatacacttgaaaggacaacgtaagttgactagaatgcatgtcAAGTGTGAGGAATATATTGAGACTTTTTCTCTTGTAATCAAGTACACACACGGTAAGGAAACTTTTGTGGCTTGTGCATTAGCAAGAATGTATGATGATATCGttattttagatgcaaagttattgagatttgaatatgacaagaaattgcatgctaatgatgatgactttgccagtgtgtatggagtacatgAGAAAACATCGTTTGGTAAGtactatagactagattggtatttgtttggagagaataaactttgtgagcctactagtcttatgcgtaaattgcttgtgcatggatgtggtttgttgggtcattttggtgtataaaggattttagatgtgtttcataaatgtttgtgggagtattactttccattcattgagtttgcatataatggGAGCTATAtatttggtgtaaagaagattttTGACGTGTTGCATGAACGTTGGTGGGAGTACCATATACCATTCAATGACTTGTCACATGAACACTTGCGAAAGTATCAtatgccatttatagagtttgtatataataggaccatgcatactactacttcatattgtccttctgaaattgtttatggttttaatccatttattccttttgatttaattcatttacctgttgatgacagaagtagcttggatggacatttccaaattcgtGATAAAATTAcgatacttcatatctagtggatcttccaggtaagtatcatgtgtttgctattttcaatgttactgatctttttccctttgatccaggtggagattcgaggtcgaatccttttgaggagaggggggaatgatgggccccaaggcggaccaagtcttaaggatcaattacaagattaagagccatgaagatcaagggagcaatgcaaaaatttgtgcaatccaattgggatcaagctagcaagagcccaa
This Carya illinoinensis cultivar Pawnee chromosome 11, C.illinoinensisPawnee_v1, whole genome shotgun sequence DNA region includes the following protein-coding sequences:
- the LOC122282274 gene encoding uncharacterized protein LOC122282274, whose product is MNLLSWNCRGLGNPQTVSFLKLLVKEKSPSMIFLMETKCGKERVEAVRRSLKFEACLVVESRGSAGGLALMWKTNTMVSIYNYSRWHINAHVSSFVGDQTWLFTGFYGHLETSKRGGSWEFLKELKPLDSTPWLYSGDFNEITCQAEKVGGSPRPYRQMEVFRESLEWCSLNKIRTEGPIFTWSNNRTGPSHTKEILDRALGNPAWLHMFRDASCMVIPTVKSDHSPLNICLDCKWKTGNSKIRMFRFEAAWNLREGCDHSIKEGWRMEAPGVS
- the LOC122282161 gene encoding histone H2A-like, with product MSNPVGSNPLTRYPFSVQFLFLVVSRENSSCIKFFWVMETGGKVKRGAAGRKGGGPEKKPVSRSVKASLQFPVGRIGWYLKKGRYSQRVGIGAPVYLTAVLEYLAAELLELAGNAAIDNKKNRMIPRHVLLAVRNDEELGKLLAGVTIAHGGVLPNINPVLLPKKPNKVATKEPKSPSKATKSPKKA